From the Anguilla anguilla isolate fAngAng1 chromosome 6, fAngAng1.pri, whole genome shotgun sequence genome, one window contains:
- the LOC118229226 gene encoding RAB6-interacting golgin-like yields MAGWAGFSDEELRRMQQKGPADEVVPSVSGHGRRPAPTNRSRQQMQMERALKTTARKHVSGSLPPDQRLAKPEEHASNEVPPAPPVPEATEAVQETTQDDRKTLILKTEPEPEPDSAPVPKELEKQEVELREKTRLELLQQEQRMMEEMNKRKKALLSKTLAEKSRKTQAETVKLKRIQRELQALDDMVSNDIGILRGRIEQATWDYSSAWTRYNRAEAEFVKAKLDLHRKAELKEQLTEHLCAIIQQNEQRKARKLEQLMKQLELQPDEESLELEIQVEHMLKEQEDVEGSEPVRQACEERKGAGPEAVESSSHGNTGNMEEIPLCAKELEKKDLYSEPAVIPVTTEPVASEAPISTA; encoded by the exons ATGGCTGGCTGGGCAGGCTTTTCAGATGAAGAGTTGCGGAGGATGCAGCAGAAAG GCCCCGCAGATGAAGTTGTGCCTAGCGTCTCCGGCCATGGCCGGAGACCCGCACCCACCAACCGCAGCCGTCAACAGATGCAGATGGAAAGAGCCCTCAAGACGACTGCTCGGAAGCATGTGTCTGGCTCTCTTCCACCGGACCAGCGTCTCGCGAAACCCGAAGAGCACGCATCTAACGAGGTTCCTCCAGCACCGCCTGTGCCGGAGGCGACAGAGGCTGTTCAGGAAACCACACAGGATGATCGGAAAACTTTGATCCTGAAaacagagccagagccagagccagactCGGCCCCAGTGCCCAAGGAACTGGAAAAGCAGGAAGTGGAATT GCGAGAGAAGACTCGATTGGAACTCCTTCAACAAGAGCAGCGAATGATGGAAGAGATGAATAAACGCAAAAAAGCTCTTTTGTCAAAGACGCTTGCTGAAAA GTCCAGAAAAACACAGGCTGAGACTGTGAAACTTAAGAGGATCCAAAGGGAACTACAGGCCCTGGATGACATGGTGTCCAATGACATCGGGATACTCCGAGGACGGATAGAACAGGCTACCTGGGACTACTCTTCTGCGTG GACCCGGTACAACCGGGCGGAGGCCGAGTTTGTGAAGGCAAAGCTGGACCTGCACAGGAAGGCCGAGCTGAAGGAGCAGCTGACGGAGCACCTGTGCGCCATCATCCAGCAGAACGAGCAGCGCAAGGCCCGAAAGCTGGAGCAGCTGATGAAGCAGCTGGAGCTGCAGCCTGACGAGGAGAGCCTGGAGCTGGAGATCCAGGTGGAGCACATgctgaaggagcaggaggacgTGGAGGGGTCGGAACCAGTCCGCCAGGCCTGTGAGGaaaggaagggggcggggcctgaagCGGTCGAAAGCAGCAGTCATGGTAACACAGGGAACATGGAGGAGATTCCGCTCTGTGCGAAAGAACTGGAAAAGAAAGACTTGTACTCTGAACCAGCAGTTATTCCTGTGACCACTGAACCTGTGGCCAGTGAGGCACCAATCTCAACTGCGTGA